One part of the Candidatus Zixiibacteriota bacterium genome encodes these proteins:
- a CDS encoding iron-sulfur cluster assembly protein: MTKEEEILEKLKEVKDPEFGHSIIERKLIDEVKVEGDTAKILFHLTVPFCPDVFALFIGREIRKKAKEVEGIKKVEIAVQQHTKADKLNEILSKEE, encoded by the coding sequence ATGACCAAAGAAGAAGAGATTTTAGAGAAATTAAAAGAAGTTAAAGATCCAGAATTTGGACATTCGATCATCGAAAGGAAACTTATAGATGAGGTCAAGGTCGAAGGGGATACAGCCAAAATTCTGTTTCATCTAACCGTTCCTTTCTGCCCGGATGTGTTTGCTCTTTTTATAGGCAGGGAGATCAGGAAAAAAGCTAAAGAGGTGGAAGGTATAAAGAAAGTTGAGATCGCCGTGCAACAACATACTAAAGCGGATAAGTTAAATGAGATTTTGAGTAAAGAAGAGTGA
- a CDS encoding 23S rRNA (pseudouridine(1915)-N(3))-methyltransferase RlmH, giving the protein MIKLKFIFVGKTKESWIAEGIEHYEKMLSKFAELGFITVKDEKVTEHSSEKTVLEKEGERVLKYLDKKSFPFVLDSKGKMLSTEELAELFREKMNQGDNDFIFVTGSALGLSSEVIKSADFKLSLSRMTFPHQLVRLILLEQVYRAFSIIGGRKYHK; this is encoded by the coding sequence TTGATCAAATTAAAGTTCATATTCGTTGGTAAAACTAAGGAATCCTGGATTGCTGAGGGGATAGAGCATTATGAGAAAATGCTTTCTAAGTTTGCGGAGCTGGGATTCATAACGGTCAAAGATGAAAAGGTCACCGAGCACTCGTCCGAAAAGACTGTCTTGGAAAAAGAGGGGGAGAGGGTTCTAAAATATCTGGATAAAAAGAGTTTCCCCTTTGTTTTGGATTCTAAAGGCAAGATGCTTTCGACAGAGGAACTGGCAGAGCTTTTTAGAGAGAAGATGAATCAAGGGGATAATGATTTTATTTTTGTGACTGGTTCTGCATTGGGTTTGTCATCAGAGGTGATAAAATCCGCTGATTTCAAGCTCTCTCTGTCAAGGATGACTTTTCCCCATCAACTGGTCAGATTGATCCTCCTTGAGCAGGTTTACCGGGCGTTCTCGATTATCGGGGGAAGGAAGTATCACAAATAG